Proteins encoded by one window of Flavobacterium sp. N502540:
- a CDS encoding DinB family protein → MNPVFEVQKTIREILLKVLDSHSLEQLNKIPSGFNNNIIWNIAHCIASQQALVYKLSGLPVTISEDFIAKYRKDTKPEGNVSQAEVDEIRELLSTTLKQVENDFSAGIFVNYNEYTTSLGYTLKNINGALDFNNYHEGVHTGVVMSIRKFV, encoded by the coding sequence ATGAACCCAGTTTTTGAAGTACAAAAGACCATTAGAGAGATTCTTTTGAAAGTTTTAGACAGTCATTCATTAGAACAGTTAAACAAAATTCCATCGGGATTTAATAATAATATCATTTGGAATATAGCACATTGCATTGCTTCGCAGCAGGCTTTGGTTTATAAGTTATCAGGCTTGCCGGTTACCATTTCTGAAGATTTTATTGCTAAATACCGAAAAGATACTAAACCGGAAGGAAACGTTTCACAAGCAGAAGTTGATGAAATACGTGAGTTGCTTTCGACTACTTTAAAGCAGGTTGAAAATGATTTTTCGGCAGGTATTTTTGTGAATTATAATGAATATACCACTAGTTTAGGATATACCCTGAAGAATATAAACGGAGCTTTGGATTTTAATAATTACCATGAAGGCGTTCATACCGGGGTAGTAATGAGTATTCGAAAGTTTGTTTAG
- the nadD gene encoding nicotinate (nicotinamide) nucleotide adenylyltransferase: protein MKIGLYFGTYNPIHVGHLIIANHMAEFADLDQIWMVVTPHNPLKKKSTLLDDHQRLQMVYLATEDYPKIRPSDIEFKLPQPSYTVNTLVHLHEKYPTHDFSLIMGEDNLKTLHKWKNYEVLLEHYNIYVYPRLEDKGRTGEAISEEEENIELKSHPKVHIIDAPIVEISSTFIRNSIKEGKNIQPLLPPKVWEYIDHNNFYKK, encoded by the coding sequence ATGAAAATAGGCCTTTATTTCGGAACGTATAATCCCATTCATGTTGGTCATTTAATCATTGCCAACCACATGGCTGAGTTTGCCGATTTAGATCAGATATGGATGGTCGTTACACCACACAATCCGCTTAAAAAGAAATCTACCTTGTTAGACGATCACCAACGTTTGCAAATGGTGTATTTGGCCACTGAAGATTATCCGAAAATAAGACCTTCAGACATCGAATTCAAATTACCACAGCCTAGTTATACGGTCAATACACTGGTTCATTTGCATGAAAAGTATCCAACTCATGACTTTTCTTTAATCATGGGCGAAGACAACCTGAAAACACTTCACAAATGGAAAAACTACGAAGTGCTTTTAGAACATTATAATATTTATGTTTATCCGAGACTCGAGGACAAAGGACGAACAGGCGAAGCAATTTCTGAAGAAGAGGAAAACATCGAATTAAAATCGCACCCAAAAGTGCATATTATTGATGCTCCAATTGTAGAAATCTCTTCTACTTTTATCCGAAACAGCATCAAAGAAGGCAAAAACATTCAGCCTCTTTTACCGCCAAAAGTTTGGGAATATATTGATCATAATAATTTTTACAAGAAATAA
- a CDS encoding arsenate reductase family protein, which produces MNKIYYLASCDTCRKIIKALPEGNNLVFHDIKQNPITETELEEMHQLSGSYEALFSKKAQLYKSMDLKNKSLTEADFKKYILEHYTFLSRPVFIIDGKIYIGNSQQNVLQVMKALVQ; this is translated from the coding sequence ATGAACAAAATATATTACTTAGCATCCTGCGATACTTGCCGAAAAATCATCAAAGCATTACCGGAAGGCAATAACCTGGTTTTTCACGACATTAAACAAAACCCGATTACAGAAACTGAATTAGAAGAAATGCATCAGCTTTCGGGTAGTTACGAAGCTTTATTCAGCAAAAAAGCACAACTGTATAAATCGATGGATTTAAAGAACAAATCTTTAACGGAAGCCGATTTTAAAAAATACATCTTAGAACACTATACTTTTTTAAGCCGTCCTGTTTTTATTATTGACGGTAAAATCTACATCGGCAACAGTCAGCAGAATGTTTTGCAGGTAATGAAAGCCTTAGTACAATAA
- the gmk gene encoding guanylate kinase — translation MNKGKLIVFSAPSGSGKTTIVKHLLGKEDLNLEFSISAASRDPRGEEEHGKDYYFISLEQFKKHIKAEEFLEWEEVYRDNFYGTLKSEIERIWALGKNVIFDIDVAGGLRIKHKFPEQTLAVFVKPPSVDELKRRLKQRSTESDDKINMRIAKASVELATAPQFDTIIKNYDLDTAKEEAYQLVKDFVNK, via the coding sequence ATGAATAAAGGAAAATTAATTGTTTTCTCAGCACCATCAGGATCGGGAAAAACAACTATAGTAAAGCATTTATTAGGGAAAGAAGATTTAAATTTAGAATTTTCAATCTCAGCAGCTTCCCGTGACCCACGCGGAGAGGAAGAACACGGAAAGGATTATTATTTTATTTCGCTGGAGCAATTCAAGAAACACATCAAGGCTGAGGAATTCCTGGAATGGGAAGAAGTGTATCGTGACAACTTTTACGGCACTTTAAAATCGGAGATTGAAAGAATCTGGGCTTTAGGAAAAAATGTGATTTTTGATATTGATGTTGCAGGCGGACTGCGTATCAAACACAAATTTCCGGAACAAACTTTAGCTGTGTTTGTGAAACCTCCAAGTGTTGATGAACTAAAACGTCGACTAAAACAACGTTCTACTGAAAGTGATGATAAAATAAACATGCGAATTGCAAAGGCTTCGGTTGAACTGGCAACTGCACCGCAATTTGATACGATTATCAAAAATTACGATTTAGATACCGCTAAAGAAGAAGCATATCAGTTGGTAAAAGATTTTGTGAACAAATAG
- a CDS encoding YicC/YloC family endoribonuclease, whose product MIQSMTGFGKASLQLPTKKITVEVKSLNSKGLDLNVRMPSVYREMELGLRTQISTKLERGKIDFGIYIESTSEQTSTKVNVPVVKNYIAQLKEVYPDADETELMKMAVRMPDTLKTEREEIDENDWEQIQLIIEEALENILTFRKDEGESLEKEFNLRISNIRQYMNDALALDPERIKAIKDRLQTAISELKVNVDENRFEQELIYYLEKLDITEEKVRLTNHLDYFLETIKGSEANGRKLGFITQEMGREINTMGSKSNHAQMQKLVVMMKDELEKIKEQVLNVL is encoded by the coding sequence ATGATACAATCTATGACAGGGTTTGGCAAAGCTTCTTTGCAATTGCCTACAAAAAAAATTACCGTTGAAGTAAAATCCTTAAACAGTAAAGGTTTAGATTTAAATGTTAGAATGCCATCGGTATACCGCGAAATGGAACTAGGTTTAAGAACTCAAATCTCTACTAAACTGGAAAGAGGAAAAATTGATTTCGGAATTTACATTGAAAGTACTTCTGAACAAACCTCAACTAAGGTAAATGTTCCTGTTGTAAAAAACTACATCGCCCAACTAAAAGAAGTTTACCCGGATGCAGATGAAACGGAACTGATGAAAATGGCCGTTCGAATGCCGGATACCCTAAAGACCGAGCGTGAAGAAATTGATGAAAATGACTGGGAACAAATTCAGTTGATCATCGAAGAGGCTTTGGAAAACATTCTGACTTTTAGAAAAGACGAAGGTGAATCTCTTGAAAAAGAGTTCAATCTTAGAATATCAAATATCCGTCAATACATGAACGACGCTTTGGCACTTGATCCGGAACGTATTAAAGCCATTAAAGACCGTTTACAAACTGCTATTTCAGAATTAAAAGTAAATGTGGATGAAAACCGATTCGAACAGGAATTGATTTATTATTTGGAAAAACTTGATATTACTGAGGAAAAAGTTCGTTTGACCAATCATTTGGATTATTTCCTTGAAACTATAAAAGGTTCTGAAGCTAACGGTAGAAAACTTGGATTCATCACTCAGGAAATGGGTCGTGAAATCAATACCATGGGTTCAAAATCGAATCATGCGCAGATGCAGAAACTGGTTGTCATGATGAAGGATGAATTGGAAAAGATTAAAGAACAGGTTTTAAATGTACTTTAA